The genomic segment CTATCCGTTGGTGAAATGTTTTTTAGTTCCGGCATGTCCGGGTTGTGAAAATAGATCATGACGAAGCAAACAAAAATCATTCTCGTTTTAGCCGCGCTGGCCACACTTGTAACGCTCATCACTTGGCAAATGACAGGCGGCGACTACTATACCAAGTTTGAAGTGGTTGAGCAAGTCGCAGCGCCGGTGGCTCCCGACGATCCGCTGGCCGTGGCGGGTTTTTATGAAAACGCCCCGCCAACGCAAACCGTGACGCGCCCGGAATTTCATCTTGGATTACTGCCGACACCAAGCGGCTTGCTTGACAAGCACGCGCTGTCCGTGGTTTCGATTGTGTTGCCGGTTTGGTTGATTGCGGGGAGTTTGATTTGGCGGCGGCGCAGCACACGCGGGAATTTTAATCGGTGAAGTTCGGTTAGAAATTATTGATTCGCTGCTTATGGCGCTCGGCGAAATCCAATTTTTGGAAATCCGGGAAAAAATCCCCGCTTGCCCGGCGATAAGTCAACAAATGGCCGCCACGGAAAATTTTTCACGGAGGAAAAGCCATGAACCTGCACGTCGAGTTTCTCTATTTTCGCGGCTGCCCCAATCAGGAAGCGGCGCGAAAATTACTCGTTGACGTGTTGCGTGAAAACCGCCTCAAAGTCACGCTGCACAACATGCGCATCGATTCGCGCGACGAGGCGATTGCCAAACGCTTTCTCGGCTCGCCGACGATTCGTCTCAACGGTGTCGACGTCGAGACGGGCGCAGAGCGGCGCACGGATTTCGGCATGCAGTGCCGCGTGTATCTTGCCGGCGGAAAATATGCCGGCATGCCGAGCACGAAAATGATCCGTTCGGCATTGGAAAGAGCGCTGACCGATTCGACCGCTCCAATCGCCAACGAACCTCGCATGGAACGATTCATATCACCCGTTTGCTGTTAATGGAGTTGGCGCATGAAAACCATTTTGATTGTGGATGACGAAAAAAATCTGCGGCTGCTCTATTCGCAAGAATTGAAACTGGGAGGCTATCAAGTATTTACCGCGGCAAACGGAGACGATGCCCTGCAATTCCTCAGAGAGCATCGGGTTGATTTGGTGATACTCGATGCCAAGCTCGAAGGCCAAAGCGGGCTGGAGGTGCTATGCGCGATGATGCAGCAGAACCGCCGGCTCAAA from the Cytophagia bacterium CHB2 genome contains:
- a CDS encoding DUF2703 domain-containing protein, with translation MNLHVEFLYFRGCPNQEAARKLLVDVLRENRLKVTLHNMRIDSRDEAIAKRFLGSPTIRLNGVDVETGAERRTDFGMQCRVYLAGGKYAGMPSTKMIRSALERALTDSTAPIANEPRMERFISPVCC
- a CDS encoding response regulator — encoded protein: MKTILIVDDEKNLRLLYSQELKLGGYQVFTAANGDDALQFLREHRVDLVILDAKLEGQSGLEVLCAMMQQNRRLKVILNTAYSYYRFDFTCWWADAFLIKSSDLQELKAKVHELAPLRLAPKRFMPQLLPS